The Arctopsyche grandis isolate Sample6627 chromosome 10, ASM5162203v2, whole genome shotgun sequence genome window below encodes:
- the JMJD4 gene encoding jumonji domain containing 4, with translation MTNSDKNDNNETEIKKEWSDLQIPRIKMDSLSYSEFFNEYIQSNKPCIISDVTKNWPANSEWVDQCKNEPNFKNLNVIYGDALVPVVDCNFDGDQNCCKRTMLFSEFINYWENRNEEKGLSLVSYLKDWHLRKQRPCDPFYSVPEYFTSDWLNEYSLDREIDDYMFVYMGPKGSWTPFHADVFKSFSWSANVVGKKRWLLFPPGEEKQFLDSFGNFPSDIQKHLNNNVLYYEVIQNTGEGIFVPSGWYHQVFNEEDTISINHNWVNRCNIEFMWRSLIDNLHSVEDEIKEFNSTDGWSEHCQLMLQALFGMNIDDFANFIQHIADKRLHSIETGISVSFGQPTFRKIHILRDLKTINNILNSIVIEISRRNLQNFDLKSIYKKIENINKLF, from the exons CTGAAATCAAAAAAGAATGGAGCGATTTACAAATCCCTAGAATTAAAATGgattcattatcatattcagaATTTTTCAACGAATATATACAAAGCAACAAACCATGTATTATTTCCGACGTAACGAAAAATTGGCCGGCCAATTCGGAATGGGTCGATCAATGTAAAAATGAACCTAATTTCAAAAATCTCAATGTTATTTATGGCGATGCATTAGTTCCAGTGGTAGATTGCAATTTTGACGGCGATCAAAATTGTTGTAAGAGAACAATGCTATTCAGCGAATTTATAAACTACTGGGAAAATCGGAACGAAGAAAAAGGATTGTCCCTTGTTTCATATCTCAAAGATTGGCATTTGAGGAAACAACGACCCTGTGATCCATTTTATTCAGTTCCTGAATATTTTACATCCGACTGGTTAAATGAATATTCGTTAGATAGGGAAATTGATGATTATATGTTCGTTTATATGGGACCTAAAGGATCTTG gACACCATTCCATGCTGATGTTTTTAAGTCGTTCAGCTGGTCAGCAAATGTAGTTGGTAAAAAAAGATGGCTCCTATTTCCACCAGGAGAAGAGAAACAATTTCTAGATTCCTTTGGAAATTTTCCTTCTgatattcaaaaacatttaaacaatAACGTTTTATATTATGAAGTCATACAAAATACCGGAGAAGGAATATTTGTTCCGTCTGGGTGGTATCATCAAGTTTTCAACGAAGAAGACACAATATCGATCAATCATAATTGGGTGAACCGTTGCAACATTGAATTTATGTGGAGATCGTTAATAGATAATCTGCACTCAGTCGAggatgaaattaaagaatttaacAGTACCGACGGATGGTCTGAACACTGTCAGCTTATGCTTCAAGCTCTATTTGGAATGAACATTGATGACTTTGCGAATTTCATTCAGCATATAGCTGACAAAAGATTGCATTCAATTGAAACAGGAATAAGTGTGTCTTTCGGTCAGCCGACATTTAGAAAGATTCACATTTTAAGAGATCTCAAAACTattaacaatattttgaatagtaTAGTGATTGAAATCTCACGTAgaaatttgcaaaattttgatctcaaaagtatttataaaaaaattgaaaatattaacaaaCTGTTTTAA